In Bdellovibrionales bacterium, the DNA window TGCGGGTGGATACGGTAAACGTGTGGCCATCGACGAGTATCGCGCTCAAAGCCGTGCCGGTGTCGGCGTGATCACTCAAAAAACGACGGATAAGATTGGCGAAGTTGTAACTTGCCGAACGGTTCTCAACACAGATGATATCGTTTTAAGTACGGATCAAGGGCAGACCATTCGAATGAGTTGTAATGAGATCTCAATTCTCGGTAGAAACACTCAAGGCGTGCGCCTCATCAGCCTCAAAGACGCTGAGTTTGTGACGAGCGCGGCGGTGGTGGGGGCCGATGAGTCCGATACCCCTCTCGACCAATAGAAGCGCCATCGTTAAAATGGCTGGATCCGTCGTTAGATGGTTAGTTGCTTGGTCGGTCAGCTTGTGCGGCGTACTCATCGTACGCCTCCGCGCTTCTCTCCCGCGCGCCTCGGCTGCAGCCATTTTAACGATGGCTTTAGTGTTGCCCGTATTTATGGGGCTGATTACTGGGTGTCATTCGTCGGATAAGACGAGTTTGTCGAGGGGGCGGAAGGCTCTTGAGAAGAACGATTACGATTCGGCCATTCGTGAGTTTAATAAGGTTGTAGAAAATAGCACAGATCCTAGCTTAATCAGTGAGAGCTCTCGCTTTCTCGCGGATATTTATATCGCGCAAAAAAAAGATTATAAAATGGGCCTTAAGTATCTCGATGTTTCCATCAATACATCGGCCAATGCGCTTTCTTCGCGCGAGTCGATGAAGCGCAAAGCGGCCGTGCTGTTTCATCACCTTTCACGCTATGAAGAGGCCATCCCCCTGTATGTTCGCCTCCTGGGATCAGACCCACTTTCTCCGGCGGAAACGGGAGAGTATCGGTTGAATTTGGCAAAAAGTTATTTTTTGTTATCGCAGTTTCAGCAGGCGCGCATCGAGGCTCAAAGAGTCCTTAAGGACAGTGAGGACCAGCAGCATCGTGACCGAGCCTCTAAGCTGATCGCCGACACTTATATCTCTGGAGACGGGGATGCAAAAGATGCGGCTGAGCAGTACAAAAAGATCATGGGTGATATTCAGGATGTGGAAACTAAAAAAGATATGGCGCTCAATTTAGCCTTATGGTTAGAACAAAAAGAAAAATATAAAGAGGCATTTACGGTCCTCGAAAATTTGAATTTAAAAGAGGATGAATTTATCGCCGCAAAGATGAAGCAGCTCGATCGGCTTTATCTTTTGCAAACACGGAGGCCAAGATGAGTTCACAATTGGCGATCGCTCTCAAGTTGGGAGTCGAATTTCTCGGAAGTATGATCGGTGGGCTCGTTCTAGGTTATATCGCTCAAACCTATTTTGGAACATCGCCGACATGGAGTATGGGCGTGGGCGCCTTTGTTGGCCTCTTTCTTTGGGTGTATCGTGCCATTTTACTTCAGAAAAAAATTTCAGAGAACCGATGAAGCCATCTCTTCTCAGACAACAAATTGAACTTTTTGCCCTAAGCCTTGGAGCAGGAGTTGCCATAATCGCTATGAGCTCCTTTCTCACAGATTTATACGGCGCGAAACACATCGCCATCGGTGTCGTTTTGGGCCAAGCGAGCTGGCTTTTTAACGGTCTTTCGAGTTGGTTTTTATTCACCAAAAAACATATTGCCTGGATAGTGATGGTGAATGTAATAAAGTACGTAATTTTAGTAACTATTATTGTCGCAATCATTGCACGATTGAATGCGCCGCTCGTTGGAGTGGGATTGTTTCTCCATATAGTGGCCACGTCTTTAGCTTGGTATGCCTTCAAAGTTAGAAACTAAAATGTAAGGAAATAGACATGACTCACTTTAATTGGATTCAGCACATCACTCACGTTGATCACCACTATGTTCATGTGGCTACAGGCGCCGCAGTGGCCGTAGGAATTATTGCCCTTGGTCTCCGAGCCCGTCTTGCTCTCGGAAGTGGCGAAGCTGCTATCGCTCCAGCGCCAAAGTTGTCTGTCCGCGGAGTTTTCGAAATCGTCACTGAAGGAACATACAACGTGGCGGAACTTGTTCTTGGACACGATGGACCTAAATTTGTTCCTCTTGTGGCTTCGATTTTCCTATTTGTTTTGATTAATAACTTGGTGGGCTTGCTTCCGGGCATGACCCCCGCCACAGATAACTTCAACACCTCGTTTGCGATTGGTATTTTTTCTTTTGCTTACTACAACTACGTCGGTGTGAGAGACGAAGGGTTAAATTATTTTAAACACTTCCTGGGGCCAGTATGGTGGCTCGCATGGCTTGTACTTCCGATCGAGCTGATTTCACATGCCTTCCGCCCATTAACACTGGGGATTCGATTGGCAGGGAATATCACGGCAGATCACACGGTTCTCGGCGTGTTCCTCGAGATCGCTCCGTGGGTTGTACCGGTGGCCTTCTATATGATGGGGCTCATCGTTAGCATTATTCAGGCATTTGTATTTGCATTATTAACATTAGTTTACGTCATGTTGGCGAAGGCGCATGATCACTAAAATACGAAAGGAAAAAAACATGAGAAACATTTCTAAAACAGCAGCAGTATCCCTAGGTGCATTGCTCGTATCCGTTCCTGCATTTGCTCAGACTACAGGTAATGGCGACTTGTCATTCATCGGTATGATGGCGATCGGGGCCGCTATTGCCATCGGTCTAGCGGCATTCGGTGCAGCGTCTGGCCAAGGTAAAGCCGCAGCCGCAGCTCTTGATGGTATCGCTCGTAATCCTTCAGCTTCTGGAAGCATGTTCCTACCTTTGGTATTGAGCTTGGTTTTCATGGAAGCTTTGGGAATTTTAGCATTCCTCGTTGGTAACGGATTGGTGTCCAGCTTGGTTGAAGTCCTTAAGAAAGTCTTCGGTCTAGCTTAATTATCCGATCAGAGTCGTCCTGGGTGAAAGAAAGGATCTTGCGAGATCCTTCATCTTCGTTCAGGATGACCGTCTAGTTCGTTCCTATCTTCGAATGGACTGTCTCAGTCTGAGACTTTGTTAAGGTTTTTCCATAAATTCCGATAAGATCCCTATGGAAAAAACAGGTACCTTTTGCGCCCTCTTTTTATATTCAAATCTGAGCGCATCACTTCCTCTTATTAATGGACTCAAAGATAAAGGTGTCGATGGCCGTGTTGTTTCCTCATCTGCTGAACTCATTCAATCTATTGTTAAGATTAATGTCGATGTGATTGGAATTAGCGTCAATCATCCGAGCTCTGTCAGCATACTTCAGGTGATCAAGAGCAACACTCACATTCCGGTCATTCTCTTTGGAGAAGATGATAAGCCTGACACGCTTAAAAAAATACAAAACCAGCCCGCCGACTTTAAAATTAACGGTACGATTTCGACCTACAATATTTGGATGAAATTGAGCGGGATGATTAAAAAGAAAATGGAGCTTGCCGCTCCTCCCGTAGAGCCCAACAAAAAAGTCATCGGTGGAGGAAGGCCTACGGAAAATCCCGGTGGCGCGATCCATGTTAAAGGGGCTAAGCCTAAAGAGAAAACGAAAAAACCCACGGGTCTAGTGATCGATACATCAAAAATTGCAAAAGATCCTAAGACAAAAAAGATGGGGGCCATACTTCATACCGGGCCTAAAAAACAAAAAGCAAAATTAAAACCACCTAAAGTCATCAAAAATGCAGGCAAACCTCAAGAGAAGACTCAGATCCAGTTCTTTAGAAAAACAGAAGCCGAACTGGCCAAGATAAGAAGTGCACCTAAGGTTATTAAGAAAGATGTGGCGCAAGAGGCGCTCATTCAACCGAAGGAGATCAAGGTTATGCCTCAAGAAGAGGGCTTATCTCAAGGTCAAGTCAAGCAGATGGATACTGCCGAACAAGTGATTGGCTCCGTTCAAACTACTGGAGGAGACACTCAAGGGGTAGGCTCTGTGAAAAGCGTGGATGGCTTTCAAAGCCAGAGCAACGCACTTCCTTCAATGGAAGCGACTGCCGTGGCGATCACTGGCGGTGACAGTGTTGATTCAGCGCCAGAAGTTAATAGTAATATTATCGATCTCAATAAAATTCGTGAGCAACGCCACCGGGACAATGCTGATGCGTTCGATGAGGACATGCAGCCTAAGCTGATCCAACTCGATCCGATAGAGCGAGAACGTATTCGCAAAATGTTTAAAGATGCGGCCTATAGCTCATTGACTAATTTTTTCCAAAATGTCGGCAACTCTCGCGTGGCGGATTTTAAGAACGTCAGCAAAATTACGGTGGTTCCTGTCGAAAACAAAGACGAGAGCGGCTATATCGTTTTTTGTAAAAGAGATGGGGCTCATCTTCCTGAAGAGGTTATACGTTCCTTTAATCAGAATTTAGTGGCGAATATCAGTAATCCTGAAAGCAAATATAAAATCGAAGAGATGTTTACGTTTGAATTGGAAGCGTTTGATCTTACAACTTGGGCGGAAGCGAATGGACAATTTTACTTTACGACGGAGCTTGCGGCCGAGAGCTCTCCAGTGATGATGTGTTACTTTGATCGTAATCCGGTTTACCCGTTCACTCGATATATAGAAGAAACCGGAATGTATAAAATGGATCTGATGGAACTTCCAGCGAACGTACCGGTCACATTCGACGCTTATATATATTTTATTAGAAATAAACGAACGGCACTTTACCTTCGTCGAGGCGGAAGCTTTAGTTCGAAACAAATTCAGCGATTATTTCGCCGCGGATTTAAATCTCTTCTCATCAAAGAAGAGGATTTACGTATTTATACCGAGTTTTACGTCAAGCGCTCGCTCCTTAGAGATCTTCAATCGGTCATCGTCAAAAAAGAAGCCGCATAAATCACGGAAAACTAGACTAGTCCTTAGTACTAACATTTTGTCCCAATCAAAAGTCTTGGCGAACATGCTTTGCTCATAATAATATCCTTTATGTTGTTATTAAAATAACTAATGTGCTCGGAAGGAATCGAGAGGCATTACAAAACAAATAATTCACCAAAGGATGGTGCCCATGAAAAATCTTTTATTCCTTTTTTCTTTTCTTATCGTGAATCAAGCCCTGGCCAGTTCTGAATATCTTGTGCAATTGCAGGATGGCGTAGATGCAAATGCTATCTATGAACGCTTTGGTGATGCTGAAGTGGAAGATCTTGGTTTTAACAACTGGTACAAAATCACAACCGAAGAACAAAATGTTCATCGAAAAAGTATGCCTTCGTTTGTGAGAAATATCGAAAAGAACGGTAAACTCAAAATCGCTCTTCATAAAGCTCACGAAAATCGTGAAGACGGCGGATTTCCCTTCCCCATTCCCGGTATGCCTGGAAATGGTGACGACGGCGGTGGCGGAGGCGGACTCCCTTTCCCAATCCCTGGTTTTCCTGGTGACGGTGGAGGAGACGATGGAAACGGTGGACTTCCCTTTCCAATTCCTGGCTTCCCTGGTGAGGGTGGAGACGGCGGAAATGGCGGCGGATTCCCAGGCCTACCCGGTGGTGGCGGTGGGGGATCTACAGCCAGCGGTGATCCCGCGATTCCTACAAATTTCGTAGAAACCACGGGCCCAGATAAAGACAGTACCAAGCAATGGGGTATGACAGATATCGGTTTAACAGAAGCTTGGAACACTGGTGGAACGCAAGGTTCTGCAGAAATCGTTGTTGCGGTGATCGATACAGGAATCGACTACACCCACGAAGACCTTGCAAAAAATATTTGGCGCAATCCTGGTGAAACAGGAACCGATGGTTCTGGAAAAGATAAAGCTACGAATGGCGTTGATGATGATAACAATGGTTACATCGACGACGTTGTGGGATGGGATTTCGCTAAGAATGATAGCAAACCCTACGACACCAAAGGCGCCAATCCTGGTCACGGAACTCATTGCGCAGGGAACATCGGCGCGGCCGTAAATAATGGTAAAGGTATTGTCGGTATCGCACCGAACGTAAAAATGATGGCTCTACGTTTCCTCACTGAAAAAGGCGAAGGGGATATCGCGGGAGCTTTAAAGGCGATCAAGTACGGAGCTGATAACGGAGCTCGAATTCTTTCTAACTCTTGGGGTTCTGAAGGTGATGGAACTGGCGATGGCCAAAATGATGAAGAAGATGCAGCGGCTAGCAAAGCTCTTCAAGACGTTATTTCGTACGCTAAAGATAAAGGTGTCTTATTCATCGCAGCGGCTGGAAACGGAAAAGCTCCTTTCGGTATCGGTTATGATAACGACACGGATAAAAAACCAGCCTTCCCAGCAAGCTACGACGTTGAAAACATCGTGAGTGTTGCAGCTTTAAATAGCCAAGATCGTCTCGGTCAATTCTCCAATTGGGGTAAACGTACAGTAGATATCGGCGCTCCGGGTGTTGGTGTTTACT includes these proteins:
- a CDS encoding ATP synthase F0 subunit C yields the protein MRNISKTAAVSLGALLVSVPAFAQTTGNGDLSFIGMMAIGAAIAIGLAAFGAASGQGKAAAAALDGIARNPSASGSMFLPLVLSLVFMEALGILAFLVGNGLVSSLVEVLKKVFGLA
- a CDS encoding tetratricopeptide repeat protein, translated to MSPIPLSTNRSAIVKMAGSVVRWLVAWSVSLCGVLIVRLRASLPRASAAAILTMALVLPVFMGLITGCHSSDKTSLSRGRKALEKNDYDSAIREFNKVVENSTDPSLISESSRFLADIYIAQKKDYKMGLKYLDVSINTSANALSSRESMKRKAAVLFHHLSRYEEAIPLYVRLLGSDPLSPAETGEYRLNLAKSYFLLSQFQQARIEAQRVLKDSEDQQHRDRASKLIADTYISGDGDAKDAAEQYKKIMGDIQDVETKKDMALNLALWLEQKEKYKEAFTVLENLNLKEDEFIAAKMKQLDRLYLLQTRRPR
- a CDS encoding S8 family serine peptidase yields the protein MPSFVRNIEKNGKLKIALHKAHENREDGGFPFPIPGMPGNGDDGGGGGGLPFPIPGFPGDGGGDDGNGGLPFPIPGFPGEGGDGGNGGGFPGLPGGGGGGSTASGDPAIPTNFVETTGPDKDSTKQWGMTDIGLTEAWNTGGTQGSAEIVVAVIDTGIDYTHEDLAKNIWRNPGETGTDGSGKDKATNGVDDDNNGYIDDVVGWDFAKNDSKPYDTKGANPGHGTHCAGNIGAAVNNGKGIVGIAPNVKMMALRFLTEKGEGDIAGALKAIKYGADNGARILSNSWGSEGDGTGDGQNDEEDAAASKALQDVISYAKDKGVLFIAAAGNGKAPFGIGYDNDTDKKPAFPASYDVENIVSVAALNSQDRLGQFSNWGKRTVDIGAPGVGVYSTVPGNKYMNMDGTSMACPHVAGAAALYWSKHPNATWLDVKNALIQSAKPISALNNKSVSGGKLDLRKLMSM
- the atpB gene encoding F0F1 ATP synthase subunit A, which produces MTHFNWIQHITHVDHHYVHVATGAAVAVGIIALGLRARLALGSGEAAIAPAPKLSVRGVFEIVTEGTYNVAELVLGHDGPKFVPLVASIFLFVLINNLVGLLPGMTPATDNFNTSFAIGIFSFAYYNYVGVRDEGLNYFKHFLGPVWWLAWLVLPIELISHAFRPLTLGIRLAGNITADHTVLGVFLEIAPWVVPVAFYMMGLIVSIIQAFVFALLTLVYVMLAKAHDH